In Citrus sinensis cultivar Valencia sweet orange chromosome 4, DVS_A1.0, whole genome shotgun sequence, one DNA window encodes the following:
- the LOC102611512 gene encoding cytochrome P450 82A3-like codes for MAMNNLSTESTAAVAISALVIFLSIFHLISRNGQKRIRKNKQSQQAPVAGGAWPLIGHLHLLRGPEPAHRVLGNLADKYGTIFTMKLGVKQALVVSNWEIAKECFTTNDKAFASRPKRMAVELMGYNFSVIGFAPYGKYWRQSRKIVTIELLSNRRLEKLKHVRESEVKASIQRLYKNCISSSSSRKVVPVEMIHWIEGTVLDILLRIIAGKLHTSQSEEANDWQQQITKIAALFGQFVVSDALPFLRRLDIGGYERLMSKTAKYFDIILQEWLDEHKMKRVSGEVKGDEDFIYVLLSLLDDNAEQLPDRDADTVIKAICLSLIVAGTQTTVVTLTWAIALLLNNPEVLKKARDEIDIQVGTERPVNESDTRNLVYLQAIIKETMRLYPAGPLLLPHESIEECIVNGYHVPAGTQLFVNAWKIQRDPCVWEEPCQFQPERFLTRHKDIDVGGQDFELIPFGSGRRMCPAVSYGLQVMPLMLASLVRGFDFTTPSGEPVDMGESMGLSIAKATPLEVLLSPRLSASSYG; via the exons ATGGCCATGAATAATCTTTCAACAGAATCGACTGCTGCTGTAGCAATTTCAGCCTTAGTGATATTCCTCTCAATTTTCCACTTGATTTCAAGAAATGGGCAAAAAAGGATACGCAAGAATAAGCAATCTCAACAAGCACCGGTAGCAGGGGGAGCATGGCCTTTGATAGGCCACCTACATCTCTTACGAGGGCCAGAGCCAGCTCACAGAGTTTTGGGCAACCTGGCTGACAAATATGGAACAATATTCACTATGAAGTTGGGGGTGAAACAAGCTTTAGTGGTGAGCAACTGGGAAATTGCTAAGGAGTGTTTTACCACAAATGACAAAGCTTTTGCAAGTCGCCCCAAAAGAATGGCCGTAGAGCTTATGGGGTACAACTTTTCGGTCATAGGCTTCGCACCATATGGCAAGTACTGGCGTCAGTCACGTAAGATAGTGACAATTGAGCTTCTGTCAAATCGTCGCCTTGAGAAGCTCAAACACGTACGTGAATCGGAAGTGAAGGCTTCAATCCAGAGGTTATACAAGAATTGCATAAGTAGCAGCAGTTCACGTAAAGTAGTTCCGGTGGAGATGATCCATTGGATCGAGGGCACAGTACTTGACATTCTTTTGAGAATAATTGCCGGAAAACTTCACACTTCACAATCAGAAGAGGCTAATGATTGGCAACAGCAAATAACAAAGATCGCTGCCTTGTTTGGTCAGTTCGTGGTGTCCGATGCGTTGCCCTTTCTGAGACGGTTAGATATCGGTGGATATGAGAGATTAATGAGCAAGACAGctaaatattttgacattatTTTGCAAGAATGGTTGGATGAGCACAAGATGAAAAGAGTTTCTGGTGAAGTTAAGGGCGACGAGGATTTCATATATGTGTTGTTGTCCCTACTTGATGATAATGCAGAGCAGCTTCCTGATCGCGATGCTGACACTGTCATTAAAGCAATCTGCTTG AGTCTAATCGTAGCGGGTACACAGACCACAGTAGTTACATTGACATGGGCTATTGCTTTACTTCTCAACAATCCCGAGGTTCTGAAGAAGGCACGAGATGAAATAGACATTCAGGTTGGCACTGAAAGGCCAGTGAATGAATCAGACACGAGAAATTTGGTTTACTTGCAGGCCATTATCAAGGAAACAATGCGTTTATACCCTGCTGGACCACTTTTACTACCTCACGAGTCTATAGAAGAATGCATCGTCAATGGTTACCACGTCCCTGCAGGCACCCAACTGTTTGTTAACGCCTGGAAGATTCAACGCGATCCATGTGTTTGGGAGGAGCCATGTCAATTTCAGCCAGAAAGATTTCTTACTAGGCATAAGGATATTGATGTTGGGGGACAAGATTTTGAATTGATACCATTTGGCAGCGGAAGAAGGATGTGTCCTGCAGTGTCATATGGCCTTCAAGTTATGCCACTAATGCTTGCTTCATTAGTGCGTGGGTTTGATTTTACAACCCCATCAGGTGAACCGGTTGACATGGGAGAGTCAATGGGCCTATCCATTGCTAAAGCTACTCCACTTGAAGTGCTTCTTAGTCCGCGCCTTTCTGCCTCTTCATATGGTTAA
- the LOC102617515 gene encoding xanthotoxin 5-hydroxylase CYP82C4-like, which yields MKWGVKQALVVSNWEIAKECFTTNDKAFAGRPKTMAVELMGYNFLVIGFAPYGNYWRQSRKIVTIELLSNRRLEKLKHVRESEVKASIQRLYKNCISSSSSRKVVSVEMIHWLEGTALDIILRIIAGKRHTSQSEEANDWQQQITKIAALFGQFVVSDALPFLRRLDIGGYERLMSKTAKYFDIILQEWVDEHKMKRVSGEIKGDEDFIYVLLSLLDDNAEQLPDRDADTVIKAICLTLIVAATDTTAVTLTWAIALLLNNPDVLKKAQDELDIQVGTERQVNESDEEFGLLAGHYQGNNAFIPCWTTFTTSRVYRRMHRKGLWLTGGSMSPYGRALFMMLHTSQKLNSAEKWDGLVMAHELIWEKFYHG from the exons ATGAAGTGGGGGGTGAAACAAGCTTTAGTGGTGAGCAACTGGGAAATTGCAAAGGAGTGTTTTACCACAAATGACAAAGCTTTTGCAGGTCGCCCCAAAACAATGGCCGTAGAGCTTATGGGGTACAACTTTTTGGTCATAGGCTTCGCGCCATATGGCAACTACTGGCGTCAGTCACGTAAGATAGTGACAATTGAGCTTCTGTCAAATCGTCGCCTTGAGAAGCTCAAACACGTACGTGAATCGGAAGTGAAGGCTTCAATCCAGAGGTTATACAAGAATTGCATAAGTAGCAGCAGTTCACGTAAAGTAGTTTCGGTGGAGATGATCCATTGGCTCGAGGGCACAGCACTTGACattattttgagaataattGCCGGAAAACGTCACACTTCACAATCAGAAGAGGCTAATGATTGGCAACAGCAAATAACAAAGATCGCTGCCTTGTTTGGTCAGTTCGTGGTGTCCGATGCGTTGCCATTTCTGAGACGGTTAGATATCGGTGGATATGAGAGATTAATGAGCAAGACAGCTAAATATTTTGACATCATTTTGCAAGAATGGGTGGATGAGCACAAGATGAAAAGAGTTTCTGGTGAAATCAAGGGCGACGAGGATTTCATATATGTGTTGTTGTCCTTGCTCGATGATAATGCAGAGCAGCTTCCTGATCGCGATGCTGACACTGTCATTAAAGCAATCTGCTTG ACTCTAATCGTAGCGGCTACAGACACCACAGCAGTTACATTGACATGGGCTATTGCTTTGCTTCTGAACAATCCCGATGTTCTGAAGAAGGCACAAGACGAATTAGACATTCAGGTTGGCACTGAAAGGCAAGTGAATGAATCAGACGAGGAATTTGGTTTACTTGCAGGCCATTATCAAGGAAACAATGCGTTTATACCCTGCTGGACCACTTTTACTACCTCACGAGTCTATAGAAGAATGCATCGTAAAG GGCTCTGGCTCACTGGTGGTTCCATGAGCCCCTATGGACGGGCCCTCTTCATGATGTTACACACATCACAGAAATTAAATTCAGCTGAGAAGTGGGATGGCTTGGTAATGGCACATGAACTGATCTGGGAAAAATTTTATCACGGATGA
- the LOC127901776 gene encoding cytochrome P450 82A3-like: protein MAMNNLSAESTVAAAISALVIFLSIFLLISRNGQKRTLKNKQAQQAPVAEGAWPLIGHLHLLRGPEPAHRVLGNLADKYGTIFTMKLGVKHALVVSNWEIAKECFTTNDKAFAGRPKTMAVELMGYNFLVIGFAPYGNYWRQSRKIVTIELLSNRRLEKLKHVRESEVKASIQRLYKNCISSSSSRKVVSVEMIHWLEGTALDIILRIIAGKRHTSQSEEANDWQQQITKIAALSGQFVVSDALPFLRRLDIGGYERLMSKTAKYFDIILQEWVDEHKMKRVSGEVKGDEDFIYVLLSLLDDNAEQLPDCEADTVIKAICLTLIVAAAETTVVTLTWAIALLLNNPEVLKKARDEIDI from the exons ATGGCCATGAATAATCTTTCAGCAGAATCAACTGTTGCTGCAGCAATTTCAGCCTTAGTGATATTCCTCTCAATTTTCCTCTTGATTTCAAGAAATGGGCAAAAAAGGACACTCAAGAATAAGCAAGCTCAACAAGCACCGGTAGCAGAGGGAGCATGGCCTTTGATAGGCCACCTACATCTCTTACGAGGGCCAGAGCCAGCTCACAGAGTTTTGGGCAACCTGGCTGACAAATATGGAACAATATTCACTATGAAGTTGGGGGTGAAACATGCTTTAGTGGTGAGCAACTGGGAAATTGCCAAGGAGTGTTTTACCACAAATGACAAAGCTTTTGCAGGTCGCCCCAAAACAATGGCCGTAGAGCTTATGGGGTACAACTTTTTGGTCATAGGCTTCGCACCATATGGCAACTACTGGCGTCAGTCACGTAAGATAGTGACAATTGAGCTTCTGTCAAATCGTCGCCTTGAGAAGCTCAAACACGTACGTGAATCTGAAGTGAAGGCTTCAATCCAGAGGTTATACAAGAATTGCATAAGTAGCAGCAGTTCACGTAAAGTAGTTTCGGTGGAGATGATCCATTGGCTCGAGGGCACAGCACTTGACattattttgagaataattGCCGGAAAACGTCACACTTCACAATCAGAAGAGGCTAATGATTGGCAACAGCAAATAACAAAGATCGCTGCCTTGTCTGGTCAGTTCGTGGTGTCCGATGCGTTGCCCTTTCTGAGACGGTTAGATATCGGTGGATATGAGAGATTAATGAGCAAGACAGCTAAATATTTTGACATCATTTTGCAAGAATGGGTGGATGAGCACAAGATGAAAAGAGTTTCTGGTGAAGTTAAGGGCGACGAGGATTTCATATATGTGTTGTTGTCCCTACTTGATGATAATGCAGAGCAGCTTCCCGATTGCGAAGCTGACACTGTCATTAAAGCAATCTGCTTG ACTCTAATCGTAGCGGCTGCAGAGACCACAGTAGTTACATTGACATGGGCTATTGCTTTACTTCTCAACAATCCCGAGGTTCTGAAGAAGGCACGAGATGAAATAGACATTTAG